One Cedecea neteri DNA segment encodes these proteins:
- the fadL gene encoding long-chain fatty acid transporter FadL, producing MSQKNLFTKSALAVAVAIVSSQAYAAGFQLNEFSSSGLGRAYSGEGAVADNAGSASRNPATIMMFDRPSFSAGAIFVDPDVDISGTSRSGKSTDAKNIAPTAWVPNLHFVAPINDQFGWGASVTSNYGLATEYNDSYTAGSVGGTTDLTTLNLNLSGAYRLNSNWSFGLGFDAVYAKAKIDRYAGDLPQLIAGSPTSGLSPQQRQAIGSIPANTQIAHLKGDKWGFGWNAGILYELDKNNRYGFTYRSEVKVDFDGDYKSSLPAAYNPLLSSLELPLGTNGQTVPGSLSLHLPEMWELSGYNKVAPQWAIHYSLTYTSWSQFQQLKATGSNGQTLFYKDEGFKDAYRIALGTTYYMDDNWTFRTGIAFDDSPVPANKRSISIPDQDRLWLSAGTTYAFNKDASVDVGVSYMHGQKVTIEEGPYTFKSEGKAWLYGANFNYAF from the coding sequence ATGAGCCAGAAAAACCTGTTTACAAAGTCAGCCCTCGCGGTTGCAGTGGCAATAGTCTCCTCCCAGGCGTACGCCGCCGGCTTTCAATTAAACGAGTTCTCTTCCTCTGGCCTTGGCCGAGCGTATTCGGGGGAAGGTGCAGTTGCGGATAATGCGGGTTCAGCAAGCCGCAACCCCGCTACCATCATGATGTTTGATCGCCCTTCTTTCTCTGCAGGTGCGATCTTCGTTGACCCGGACGTTGATATCTCCGGTACATCACGCTCGGGTAAAAGCACCGATGCGAAAAACATCGCGCCAACCGCATGGGTTCCTAACCTGCACTTTGTTGCGCCGATTAACGATCAGTTTGGCTGGGGTGCTTCCGTCACCTCGAACTACGGCCTGGCCACCGAATATAACGACAGCTACACCGCTGGCTCTGTGGGAGGGACAACCGACCTGACCACTCTGAACCTGAACCTGAGCGGTGCCTACCGCCTGAACAGCAACTGGAGCTTCGGTCTGGGCTTCGATGCTGTTTATGCGAAAGCAAAAATTGACCGCTATGCCGGTGACCTGCCGCAGCTGATTGCAGGTAGCCCAACATCAGGGCTATCGCCACAGCAGCGTCAGGCTATCGGCAGTATTCCTGCTAATACCCAAATCGCCCACCTGAAGGGTGATAAATGGGGCTTCGGCTGGAACGCCGGTATCCTTTATGAACTTGATAAAAACAACCGCTACGGCTTTACCTACCGCTCTGAAGTGAAAGTCGACTTTGACGGCGACTATAAGAGCAGCCTGCCGGCAGCCTATAACCCGCTGCTGTCCAGCCTTGAACTGCCTTTAGGCACCAATGGTCAAACCGTTCCAGGCTCTCTGAGCCTGCACCTGCCAGAAATGTGGGAACTGTCCGGTTATAACAAAGTGGCACCGCAATGGGCCATCCACTATAGCCTGACCTACACCAGTTGGAGCCAGTTCCAGCAGCTGAAAGCAACCGGCAGCAACGGCCAGACGCTGTTCTATAAAGATGAAGGCTTCAAAGATGCTTACCGCATCGCGCTGGGTACCACCTACTACATGGACGACAACTGGACGTTCCGTACCGGTATCGCGTTCGATGACAGCCCGGTGCCGGCTAACAAGCGTTCTATCTCCATTCCGGACCAGGATCGCCTGTGGCTGAGCGCCGGTACCACCTATGCGTTTAATAAAGACGCGTCTGTGGACGTAGGTGTTTCCTACATGCACGGCCAGAAAGTCACCATCGAAGAAGGCCCATACACCTTCAAATCTGAAGGTAAAGCCTGGCTGTACGGCGCTAACTTTAACTACGCGTTCTAA
- a CDS encoding YfcZ/YiiS family protein encodes MSKNTADETPVCCCIDVGSIIDNTDCIASYSRVFASKTEADDVLAALTAKAREVESEPCQITPRYTEVADGVQLDIDFQFSCQAETMIFQLGLR; translated from the coding sequence ATGAGTAAAAATACCGCCGATGAAACCCCGGTTTGCTGCTGCATTGATGTCGGTTCTATTATCGACAACACAGATTGCATTGCCTCCTACAGCCGTGTATTTGCTAGCAAAACAGAGGCTGATGATGTTCTGGCTGCGTTAACCGCTAAGGCTCGTGAAGTTGAATCCGAACCTTGCCAGATTACGCCGCGCTACACCGAAGTCGCCGACGGCGTGCAGCTGGATATCGATTTCCAGTTTAGCTGCCAGGCTGAAACGATGATCTTCCAGCTCGGTCTGCGTTAA
- a CDS encoding heavy metal translocating P-type ATPase, producing MTSSVQAGGALTRQEQRYITRQLMLALVASGALILGVLWRWLAPQQVAVGDLLLGAASVVVAVPVLRHALHSLRYPSLHGLTDQLIALALLGAWATGDLLTAALLPLIMIVGHILEERSVIGSQEAIEALSKLTRSRARRLGTDGELQDIDNHDLEPGDVVEVRAGDHIPADGLVLEGKASLDTAPITGESVPQEVGPGVEVFGGAINLDGLLRIRVTRTGETSTLGRVIALMQSAEQASPPITRLLERHAARYLLLVLMIAASTWFLTQDAQAMLAVLVAACPCALVLSAPASSIAGLTVAARHGILIRGAAFLEELAEINAVVVDKTGTLTHGRLHLQAVAPYGDTDPASLQILAASLGATSNHPVSRAVSEIVSREAWLPLDNVREHQGLGISASTPQGEAVLGRRELLAATLTDLPEAPEHDGPIVGLALDGRFLGWLLLADSLRSEAATAMADLRDLGLNRQLLLTGDRQSVADRIAHQVGITDVVAGALPADKLAQVKRQIDSGYRPMVIGDGINDSLALKAGVVGVAMGAGGSDIAMSSADIVLIGSDLRRLGTCVRLSRRCRRTLQVNVFIGLGWTLAIVAMAAFGWLGASGAVVAALLHNLSTLLVLGNAGRLLRFEEKLNEQA from the coding sequence ATGACTTCTTCAGTACAAGCCGGTGGGGCGCTGACCCGTCAGGAACAGCGGTATATTACCCGCCAACTGATGTTGGCGCTGGTGGCTAGCGGGGCGCTGATTCTGGGGGTGCTTTGGCGGTGGCTGGCACCTCAGCAGGTTGCCGTCGGCGATTTACTTTTGGGCGCTGCTTCGGTGGTCGTCGCTGTCCCGGTGCTGCGTCACGCGCTGCATAGCCTGCGCTACCCCAGCCTGCACGGATTGACCGACCAGCTTATCGCGCTGGCATTGCTGGGTGCCTGGGCAACGGGCGATCTTCTTACCGCCGCGCTGCTGCCGTTGATCATGATTGTCGGACATATTCTTGAAGAGCGCAGCGTGATTGGCTCGCAGGAAGCTATCGAAGCGCTGAGCAAGCTCACGCGCAGCCGGGCGAGACGCTTAGGTACGGACGGTGAACTGCAGGATATCGACAACCACGACCTTGAACCTGGCGATGTGGTTGAGGTGCGTGCCGGGGACCATATTCCTGCCGACGGCCTGGTGCTGGAAGGCAAAGCCAGCCTGGATACTGCGCCCATTACCGGAGAGTCAGTGCCGCAGGAAGTGGGGCCGGGCGTGGAAGTTTTTGGCGGAGCGATAAACCTTGATGGTCTGTTGCGCATCCGGGTCACGCGTACCGGAGAAACCTCGACGTTGGGTCGGGTGATCGCCCTGATGCAAAGCGCGGAACAGGCAAGCCCGCCGATCACTCGCCTGCTCGAGCGGCACGCGGCGCGTTATCTGCTGTTGGTGCTGATGATTGCCGCCAGCACCTGGTTCCTGACGCAGGATGCCCAGGCGATGCTGGCCGTTTTGGTGGCGGCTTGTCCTTGTGCGCTGGTGCTCTCTGCGCCCGCGTCATCTATTGCCGGGCTGACGGTGGCTGCCCGTCACGGCATTTTAATTCGCGGGGCGGCGTTTCTTGAGGAGCTGGCGGAGATCAATGCCGTGGTGGTCGACAAGACCGGCACGCTGACCCACGGCAGGTTGCATCTACAGGCCGTGGCACCTTATGGCGATACCGATCCCGCTTCGCTGCAAATCCTGGCGGCCAGCCTGGGTGCGACCAGCAATCATCCGGTAAGCCGTGCGGTAAGCGAGATCGTTTCGCGGGAAGCCTGGTTGCCCCTCGACAACGTGCGTGAGCATCAGGGGTTAGGCATTTCCGCCTCTACGCCGCAGGGGGAAGCGGTGCTTGGCCGACGCGAACTGCTAGCCGCCACCTTGACTGACTTACCTGAAGCCCCAGAGCACGACGGCCCGATCGTCGGGCTGGCGCTGGATGGCCGTTTTCTTGGCTGGCTGCTGCTGGCCGATAGCCTGCGAAGTGAGGCGGCAACTGCGATGGCCGATCTGCGCGATCTTGGACTTAACCGCCAGCTTTTACTGACCGGGGATCGCCAGTCGGTTGCCGACCGGATTGCGCACCAGGTCGGGATCACCGACGTAGTGGCCGGGGCGCTGCCCGCGGATAAACTGGCGCAGGTGAAACGGCAAATCGACAGCGGCTACCGGCCTATGGTTATCGGCGATGGCATCAACGATTCGCTGGCACTAAAGGCTGGCGTGGTGGGTGTGGCAATGGGGGCCGGTGGGTCCGATATTGCGATGTCTTCGGCGGATATTGTGCTGATTGGCAGCGATCTTCGTCGCTTGGGCACCTGCGTGCGCCTGAGCCGCCGCTGCCGTCGGACTTTGCAGGTCAACGTGTTTATCGGCCTGGGCTGGACGCTGGCCATTGTCGCGATGGCGGCTTTTGGCTGGCTTGGTGCTTCTGGTGCGGTAGTTGCCGCCCTATTGCATAATTTAAGTACGTTGCTGGTGCTCGGCAATGCGGGAAGGTTACTGCGGTTTGAAGAGAAGCTAAACGAGCAGGCATAA
- the hflK gene encoding protease modulator HflK, translated as MTERQKLEPGGPWTQSIRLAFIAIFALTLFAAGAWLLSNVRQIPPGSRAVVLRFGAEQRVAEPGLLLAWPAPVNEVVMVPGPDRVVEHRVTALLRSSEAQSLDINGGPGNDAVSGSGFLLTGDAGVVQLDISVFYRVRTPTAYVLQGQHVLPLLDRLVERAAVAVCASRDLDTILVARPEMPGNDMNVAQQREQLRSDVQRNIEQNLLRLQASGSDAGITLERVTVQSALPLTTVAAFNAVLTASQQASKAIATAQSDASLTRQKAVQQADQMLQTAQAKAQESVAKAQSDTATIARLASNHDDPDLLGRIYRQRIAGILSQAGSVITVSPQDDAHLILQGVAQQEATKQ; from the coding sequence ATGACCGAACGACAAAAACTTGAGCCCGGCGGGCCGTGGACGCAGTCGATTCGGCTGGCGTTTATCGCGATCTTTGCGCTGACGCTGTTCGCCGCCGGAGCGTGGTTGCTGTCGAATGTGCGGCAAATTCCACCGGGCAGCCGGGCCGTGGTGCTGCGCTTTGGCGCGGAGCAGCGCGTGGCTGAACCGGGTTTGCTGCTCGCCTGGCCCGCGCCGGTCAATGAAGTGGTTATGGTACCGGGGCCGGATCGGGTGGTTGAACACCGCGTGACCGCGCTGCTGCGCTCGTCCGAAGCGCAAAGCCTGGATATCAACGGTGGCCCCGGCAACGATGCTGTTTCTGGTTCTGGTTTCTTGCTCACCGGTGATGCGGGCGTTGTGCAGCTGGATATCAGCGTGTTTTATCGGGTCCGAACGCCAACCGCTTATGTCTTACAGGGCCAACATGTTCTGCCGCTGCTGGACAGGCTGGTGGAGCGTGCGGCGGTCGCGGTTTGCGCTTCCCGCGATCTGGATACCATTCTGGTTGCCAGGCCAGAAATGCCCGGCAACGATATGAACGTGGCTCAGCAGCGCGAACAGCTACGGAGCGATGTGCAGCGGAATATCGAACAAAATCTGCTGCGGCTTCAGGCATCGGGCAGCGACGCGGGGATCACTCTCGAACGGGTGACCGTGCAATCTGCTTTACCGTTGACGACCGTGGCGGCATTCAACGCGGTCTTAACCGCCAGCCAGCAGGCCTCCAAAGCGATCGCGACGGCGCAAAGCGATGCCTCATTAACACGGCAAAAGGCGGTTCAACAGGCCGACCAGATGCTGCAAACCGCCCAGGCGAAAGCGCAGGAGAGCGTGGCGAAGGCGCAGTCGGACACGGCGACAATTGCCCGTCTGGCCAGCAACCATGACGATCCTGATTTACTGGGGCGTATTTATCGCCAGCGAATAGCCGGGATCCTGTCCCAGGCCGGATCGGTGATTACCGTGTCGCCGCAGGATGATGCGCATTTGATCCTGCAGGGTGTAGCGCAACAAGAGGCGACGAAACAATGA